A genome region from Bacteroides stercoris ATCC 43183 includes the following:
- a CDS encoding NADH:ubiquinone reductase (Na(+)-transporting) subunit B: MKALRNYLDKIKPNFEEGGKFHAFRSVFDGFETFLFVPNTTAKSGTHIHDSIDSKRIMSMVVIALMPALLFGMYNVGYQHFHATGAAGGFWEMFAYGFLAVLPKIIVSYVVGLGIEFVVAQWKKEEIQEGFLVSGILIPMIVPVDCPLWILAVATAFSVIFAKEVFGGTGMNVFNVALITRAFLFFAYPTKMSGDAVWVSGDSIFGLGQTVDGLTVATPLGAAATAGAYPEFSWDMVTGLIPGSIGETSVIAIALGAILLLWTGIASWKTMFSVFVGGAFMGWVFNTIGPDTAMANMPWYEHLVLGGFCFGAVFMATDPVTSARTETGKYIFGFLIGAMAIIIRVLNPGYPEGMMLAILLMNIFAPLIDYCVVQGNISRREKRATAKSNN; this comes from the coding sequence ATGAAAGCGTTAAGAAATTATCTCGACAAGATAAAGCCGAACTTTGAAGAGGGCGGCAAATTCCACGCATTTCGTTCGGTGTTCGACGGCTTCGAGACATTCCTGTTTGTGCCCAACACCACTGCGAAATCGGGAACGCATATTCACGACTCTATCGACAGCAAACGCATCATGTCGATGGTGGTTATTGCGTTGATGCCGGCGCTGCTGTTCGGTATGTATAACGTAGGTTACCAGCATTTCCACGCCACCGGTGCTGCCGGCGGTTTCTGGGAAATGTTCGCTTACGGTTTCCTGGCTGTATTGCCTAAAATCATTGTATCTTATGTAGTGGGTCTGGGCATCGAGTTTGTTGTGGCCCAGTGGAAGAAGGAAGAAATTCAGGAAGGTTTCCTGGTTTCGGGTATCTTGATTCCGATGATTGTGCCGGTAGACTGTCCGTTGTGGATTCTGGCGGTGGCCACTGCATTCTCTGTAATCTTTGCCAAGGAAGTATTCGGCGGTACGGGTATGAACGTGTTCAACGTTGCCCTGATTACGCGTGCCTTCCTGTTCTTCGCCTATCCTACAAAGATGTCCGGTGATGCCGTTTGGGTATCGGGCGACAGCATCTTCGGTTTGGGACAGACGGTAGACGGGCTCACCGTTGCCACTCCGCTGGGAGCAGCCGCTACTGCGGGCGCTTATCCGGAGTTCTCGTGGGATATGGTGACCGGCCTTATTCCGGGCTCCATCGGTGAAACCAGCGTCATTGCCATCGCCCTCGGCGCCATCCTGCTGCTGTGGACGGGCATCGCAAGCTGGAAAACGATGTTCTCCGTGTTCGTGGGCGGTGCATTCATGGGCTGGGTGTTCAACACCATCGGTCCGGACACTGCAATGGCCAACATGCCGTGGTACGAACATCTCGTGCTGGGCGGTTTCTGCTTCGGCGCCGTATTCATGGCTACCGACCCCGTAACTTCTGCCCGTACGGAAACAGGTAAGTACATCTTCGGATTCCTTATCGGCGCAATGGCTATCATCATCCGCGTGCTGAACCCCGGTTATCCCGAAGGCATGATGCTTGCCATCCTGCTGATGAATATCTTCGCTCCGCTGATTGACTACTGTGTGGTACAGGGCAACATCAGCCGCCGCGAGAAACGTGCAACCGCTAAGTCTAACAATTAA
- a CDS encoding Na(+)-translocating NADH-quinone reductase subunit C has protein sequence MNTNSNSYTIIYASVMVVIVAFLLAFVSSSLRATQNKNVELDTKKQILAALNIKNVEDADAEYNKYIKGDMLMNEDGTLTENTGAFATAYEKEAKENHRLHVFVAEVDGETKYVFPVYGAGLWGAIWGYVALNSDKDTVYGVYFSHASETPGLGAEIATPQFQGEFPGKKTLENGEIALGVVKNGKVEKPDYQVDGISGGTITSVGVDAMLKTCLNSYKNFLTNNNEEK, from the coding sequence ATGAATACCAATAGTAACAGTTATACTATCATTTATGCTTCGGTAATGGTTGTTATCGTTGCATTCCTGCTGGCATTCGTAAGTTCTTCTCTGCGTGCCACTCAGAACAAGAACGTGGAGCTGGATACGAAGAAGCAGATTCTTGCCGCCCTCAACATCAAGAATGTAGAGGATGCCGATGCAGAATATAATAAGTACATCAAGGGCGATATGCTGATGAACGAGGACGGTACGCTGACCGAGAACACCGGCGCATTTGCCACCGCTTACGAGAAAGAAGCCAAGGAAAACCACCGTCTGCACGTGTTTGTGGCCGAAGTGGACGGAGAGACGAAATATGTATTCCCCGTTTACGGTGCAGGTCTTTGGGGTGCTATCTGGGGGTATGTAGCCCTGAACAGTGACAAGGATACCGTTTACGGCGTTTACTTCTCTCATGCCAGCGAAACCCCGGGTCTGGGTGCGGAAATCGCAACCCCTCAGTTCCAGGGAGAATTTCCGGGCAAGAAGACACTGGAGAACGGTGAAATTGCCCTCGGCGTTGTGAAGAACGGAAAAGTAGAGAAACCGGACTATCAGGTAGACGGCATCTCAGGCGGTACTATCACCTCTGTGGGTGTGGATGCCATGCTGAAAACCTGTCTGAACAGCTACAAGAACTTTTTAACCAATAATAATGAGGAGAAATAA
- a CDS encoding C1 family peptidase, which translates to MNKRILSVIVFGAALLSVQAQDGKGGISPAMLGQIQQSYQGTPSDKALRNAIGNNDIRKLALNQENMQDMDTHFSIKVDSKGITDQKSSGRCWLFTGLNVMRAKALARYGFPAFEFSEIYPFFWDQLEKSNLFLQGIIDTADKPLDDKTVEWLLKHPLSDGGTFTGVADIVSKYGLVPKSAMPETNSSENTARMANLISLKLKEYALQLRNLAAEGAKPAALEKEKTAMLGTVYRMLVLNLGVPPTEFDYVRTDAQGNPVETEHHTPMSFLEKYGDKQLLTNYVMLMNDPSREYYKCYEIDYDRHRYDGKNWTYVNLPVEDIKQMAIASLKDSTMMYFSCDVGKFLNSERGLLDVKNYDYESLMGTTFGMDKKQRIQTFSSGSSHAMTLMAVDLDKDGKPVKWMVENSWGADSGYKGHLIMTDEWFDEYMFRLVVETKYVPAKIMELFKQKPVRLPAWDPMFAND; encoded by the coding sequence ATGAACAAACGTATTTTATCTGTAATTGTTTTCGGCGCCGCACTGCTTTCGGTGCAGGCGCAGGACGGCAAGGGCGGGATAAGCCCTGCCATGCTCGGCCAGATTCAACAGAGTTATCAAGGTACGCCTTCCGACAAGGCGTTGCGCAATGCCATCGGCAACAACGACATCCGCAAGCTGGCGCTCAACCAGGAGAATATGCAGGATATGGATACCCATTTTTCTATCAAGGTGGATTCCAAAGGCATCACCGACCAGAAGTCTTCCGGCCGTTGCTGGCTGTTCACCGGGCTGAATGTAATGCGTGCCAAGGCCCTTGCACGTTATGGTTTCCCGGCTTTCGAATTCTCGGAGATATATCCTTTCTTCTGGGACCAGTTGGAGAAATCCAATCTCTTCCTGCAAGGCATCATCGACACTGCCGACAAACCGTTGGACGACAAGACGGTGGAATGGCTGCTGAAACATCCGTTGAGCGACGGCGGCACATTCACCGGAGTGGCGGACATCGTTTCCAAATACGGCCTTGTGCCCAAATCTGCCATGCCGGAGACGAACAGCAGCGAGAATACCGCCCGTATGGCTAATCTCATCTCTTTGAAACTGAAAGAGTACGCCCTCCAGCTCCGCAACCTTGCTGCCGAAGGCGCCAAGCCTGCCGCTCTGGAGAAAGAGAAAACCGCCATGTTGGGCACTGTCTATCGCATGCTGGTGCTGAACCTGGGTGTTCCGCCTACGGAATTCGACTATGTGCGTACCGATGCCCAAGGCAATCCGGTGGAGACGGAGCATCATACCCCGATGTCTTTCCTTGAGAAATACGGTGACAAACAACTGCTCACCAACTACGTGATGCTGATGAACGACCCCAGCCGCGAGTATTACAAATGCTATGAGATTGACTACGACCGCCACCGCTACGACGGCAAGAACTGGACGTACGTAAACCTGCCCGTAGAGGATATCAAGCAAATGGCTATCGCTTCATTGAAAGACAGTACCATGATGTATTTCTCCTGCGATGTGGGCAAATTCCTGAATTCGGAACGAGGCTTGCTCGATGTGAAAAACTATGACTATGAATCGCTCATGGGCACTACCTTTGGAATGGACAAGAAACAACGCATCCAAACCTTCTCCAGCGGCTCTTCCCACGCCATGACACTGATGGCGGTAGACCTGGACAAAGACGGAAAACCCGTCAAATGGATGGTCGAAAACAGTTGGGGCGCTGACAGCGGCTACAAAGGCCACCTCATCATGACAGACGAATGGTTCGACGAATACATGTTCCGCCTGGTAGTGGAAACCAAATACGTCCCTGCTAAGATAATGGAACTCTTCAAACAAAAGCCCGTCCGCCTGCCGGCATGGGACCCGATGTTTGCAAACGATTAG
- the nqrF gene encoding NADH:ubiquinone reductase (Na(+)-transporting) subunit F: protein MDMNLILASIGVFLVVVLLLVVILLVAKNFLVPSGNVKLTINGEKELEVASGSTLLNTLSVNGIFLSSACGGKGSCGQCKCQVVEGGGEILPSEIPHFSRKQVQDHWRLGCQVKVKGDMGIKIDESVLGVKEWECEVISNKNVATFIKEFIVALPKGEHMDFIPGSYAQIKIPKFSMDYDKDIDKSLIGEEYLPAWEKFGLLGLKCRNDEETIRAYSMANYPAEGDRIMLTVRIATPPFKPKDQGPGFMDVMPGIASSYIFTLKPGDKVTMSGPYGDFHPIFDSKKEMMWIGGGAGMAPLRAQIMHLTKTLHTTDRVMNYFYGARALNEVFYLEDFLQIEKDFPNFKFHLALDRPDPAADAAGVKYTPGFVHNVIYETYLKDHEAPEDIEYYMCGPGPMSKAVEKMLDDLGVPAQNLMFDNFGG from the coding sequence ATGGATATGAATTTGATATTAGCAAGCATTGGAGTATTCCTCGTGGTTGTTCTGCTGCTTGTGGTTATTCTGTTGGTAGCCAAGAATTTCTTGGTTCCATCCGGTAATGTGAAATTGACTATCAACGGCGAAAAGGAACTGGAAGTCGCTTCCGGTTCGACGCTGCTGAATACGCTGTCTGTCAACGGCATCTTCCTTTCCTCTGCTTGCGGTGGCAAGGGCTCTTGCGGACAGTGCAAATGCCAGGTTGTAGAGGGTGGCGGCGAGATTCTGCCTTCCGAAATACCTCACTTCAGCCGTAAGCAGGTTCAGGACCACTGGCGTCTGGGCTGCCAGGTGAAGGTGAAGGGCGACATGGGCATCAAAATCGACGAGTCCGTACTCGGCGTCAAAGAGTGGGAGTGCGAGGTTATCTCCAATAAGAACGTGGCTACGTTTATCAAAGAGTTTATCGTGGCATTGCCCAAGGGCGAGCACATGGACTTCATCCCCGGCTCTTATGCGCAGATTAAGATTCCTAAATTCTCCATGGATTACGACAAGGACATCGACAAGTCCCTTATCGGCGAGGAGTATCTGCCTGCATGGGAGAAATTCGGTCTGCTCGGCCTGAAATGCCGTAACGATGAAGAAACCATCCGTGCCTACTCCATGGCTAACTATCCTGCAGAGGGCGACCGCATCATGCTGACGGTACGTATCGCCACTCCGCCTTTCAAGCCGAAAGACCAGGGCCCGGGCTTCATGGATGTGATGCCGGGTATCGCTTCCTCTTACATCTTCACCTTGAAACCGGGTGATAAGGTAACGATGAGCGGCCCTTACGGAGATTTCCACCCGATTTTCGACTCCAAGAAGGAGATGATGTGGATTGGCGGTGGTGCTGGTATGGCTCCGTTGCGTGCGCAGATTATGCACCTCACGAAGACGCTGCACACAACCGACCGTGTGATGAACTACTTCTACGGCGCGCGTGCCCTCAACGAGGTGTTCTACCTGGAAGATTTCCTGCAGATAGAAAAGGATTTCCCCAACTTCAAGTTCCACCTTGCACTGGACCGTCCCGACCCGGCAGCCGATGCAGCGGGCGTGAAGTACACTCCGGGCTTCGTACACAACGTAATCTACGAGACTTACCTGAAAGACCACGAAGCCCCCGAAGACATCGAATACTACATGTGCGGTCCCGGCCCGATGTCCAAAGCCGTTGAGAAGATGCTCGACGACCTCGGCGTTCCGGCTCAGAACCTGATGTTCGACAACTTCGGCGGATAA
- a CDS encoding ATP-binding protein, translating to MSNKIYPIGIQNFEKIRKDGYFYIDKTAWVYQLAKTGSYYFLSRPRRFGKSLLISTLEAYFRGKKELFKGLAIEKLEKDWTEHPILHLDLNIERYDTPESLGNILEKNLSEWEKLYGADVSERTYSLRFAGIIKRACEQTGQRVVILVDEYDKPMLQAIGNGELQKEYCNTLKPFYGVLKTMDGCIKLAFLTGVTKFGKISVFSDLNNLDDISMQEMYVGLCGITGQEIHDNLEEELHELADAQKMTYEEACAELKRRYDGYHFVENTEGIYNPFSLLNTFKYKKFGSYWFETGTPTYLIELLKRYHYDLEHMAHAETYADVLNSIYGDEEPLPVIFQSGYLTIKGYDERFGIYRLGFPNREVEEGFVRFLIPYYTRFNKIEAPFEIQKFVQEIERGEPDAFFRRLQSFFADTPYELVKELELHYQNVLFIVFKLVGFYVKAEYHTSQGRIDLVLQTDKYVYVMEFKLNGTAEEALQQINDKQYALPFAADSRKVLKIGVNFSNTTRNIERWVVEEL from the coding sequence ATGAGCAATAAAATATATCCTATCGGAATACAGAACTTCGAGAAAATCCGCAAAGACGGGTATTTCTATATCGATAAAACCGCTTGGGTTTATCAGTTGGCCAAGACCGGCAGTTACTACTTCCTCAGCCGTCCGCGCCGTTTCGGCAAAAGTCTTCTGATCTCCACCTTAGAGGCCTACTTTCGAGGGAAAAAGGAATTGTTCAAGGGACTGGCCATCGAGAAACTGGAGAAAGACTGGACAGAACATCCCATTTTGCATCTGGACTTGAACATCGAACGGTATGATACGCCCGAAAGTCTGGGTAATATACTGGAGAAGAACCTTTCCGAATGGGAAAAACTTTATGGCGCCGATGTTTCCGAACGTACATACTCTTTGCGCTTTGCCGGAATCATCAAGCGTGCTTGCGAGCAGACAGGGCAGCGTGTGGTAATCCTTGTGGACGAATACGACAAACCGATGCTCCAGGCTATCGGCAACGGGGAACTGCAAAAGGAATACTGCAACACGCTGAAACCTTTCTACGGTGTGCTTAAAACGATGGACGGCTGTATCAAACTGGCTTTCCTTACCGGGGTCACTAAATTCGGCAAGATCAGCGTATTCAGTGACTTGAATAACCTGGATGATATTTCCATGCAGGAAATGTATGTCGGTCTTTGCGGAATAACCGGACAGGAGATTCACGATAATCTTGAAGAAGAGCTTCACGAGTTGGCAGACGCTCAGAAAATGACCTACGAGGAAGCCTGTGCCGAGTTGAAGCGGAGATATGACGGCTATCATTTCGTAGAGAACACCGAAGGTATCTACAACCCTTTCAGCTTACTGAATACTTTTAAATATAAGAAATTCGGCAGTTACTGGTTCGAGACGGGAACACCCACCTACCTGATAGAACTGTTGAAACGCTACCATTACGACCTGGAACACATGGCGCATGCCGAAACGTATGCCGATGTGCTGAACAGTATTTATGGGGATGAGGAACCGTTGCCCGTAATTTTCCAGAGCGGTTATCTCACGATAAAGGGGTATGATGAACGTTTTGGAATTTATCGTCTCGGCTTTCCCAATCGTGAGGTGGAAGAAGGTTTTGTTAGATTCCTCATACCTTACTATACACGTTTCAACAAGATTGAAGCACCGTTTGAAATACAAAAGTTTGTACAGGAAATAGAGAGAGGAGAGCCCGATGCTTTCTTCCGCCGCCTGCAAAGTTTCTTTGCCGATACTCCCTACGAATTGGTGAAAGAACTGGAGCTGCACTATCAGAATGTGCTCTTCATCGTTTTCAAACTGGTGGGTTTCTATGTAAAAGCGGAGTATCACACTTCGCAGGGCAGGATAGACCTTGTACTGCAAACCGACAAGTACGTTTATGTAATGGAATTCAAACTGAACGGCACTGCGGAAGAGGCTTTGCAGCAGATTAACGACAAGCAGTACGCACTGCCTTTTGCAGCGGACAGCCGCAAGGTACTCAAGATAGGGGTGAATTTCAGTAATACTACGCGCAATATCGAGCGTTGGGTGGTAGAGGAACTTTAA
- the nqrE gene encoding NADH:ubiquinone reductase (Na(+)-transporting) subunit E, which translates to MEHLLSLFVRSIFVDNMIFAFFLGMCSYLAVSKNVKTAVGLGIAVTFVLVVTLPVNYLLQTKVLGPDAIIEGVDLSFLSFILFIAVIAAIVQLVEMIVERFSPSLYASLGIFLPLIAVNCAIMGASLFMQQRINVGESDPKFIGGVADAVSYALGSGIGWLLAIVGLAAIREKMAYSDVPAPLKGLGITFITVGLMAMAFMCFSGLNI; encoded by the coding sequence ATGGAACATTTATTAAGTTTATTCGTCCGCTCCATTTTTGTGGACAATATGATATTTGCATTCTTCCTCGGTATGTGCTCTTATCTGGCCGTATCAAAGAATGTAAAGACTGCCGTAGGACTGGGTATCGCCGTAACTTTCGTGTTGGTGGTGACGCTGCCGGTCAACTACTTGTTGCAAACGAAAGTGCTGGGTCCCGATGCCATCATTGAAGGCGTCGACCTCAGCTTCCTGAGCTTTATTCTTTTCATTGCCGTGATTGCCGCTATCGTGCAGTTGGTGGAGATGATTGTGGAACGTTTCAGCCCTTCGCTCTACGCTTCACTGGGTATCTTCCTGCCGCTGATTGCCGTGAACTGTGCCATTATGGGTGCGTCACTCTTCATGCAGCAGCGCATCAACGTGGGCGAGAGCGATCCTAAATTTATCGGTGGCGTTGCCGATGCCGTTTCCTATGCACTGGGTTCGGGTATCGGCTGGTTGCTGGCTATCGTGGGTCTGGCTGCCATCCGCGAGAAGATGGCTTACTCTGATGTACCTGCTCCGCTGAAAGGCCTGGGCATTACCTTCATCACAGTAGGTCTGATGGCAATGGCATTCATGTGTTTCTCTGGTTTGAACATCTAA
- a CDS encoding NADH:ubiquinone reductase (Na(+)-transporting) subunit D yields MGALFSKKNKEVFSTPLGLNNPVTVQVLGICSALAVTAKLEPAIVMGLSVTVITAFSNVVISLLRKTIPNRIRIIVQLVVVAALVTIVSEILKAFAYDVSVQLSVYVGLIITNCILMGRLEAFAMQNGPWESFLDGVGNGLGYAKILVIVAFFRELLGSGTLLGFNILNYEPLQKIGYVNNGLMLMPPMALILCACIIWYQRARHKELQEK; encoded by the coding sequence ATGGGAGCATTGTTTTCAAAAAAGAATAAAGAAGTATTCTCTACTCCGCTTGGACTGAACAACCCCGTTACCGTACAGGTGCTGGGTATCTGTTCTGCCTTGGCCGTTACCGCCAAGCTGGAACCGGCTATCGTGATGGGGCTTTCCGTAACGGTGATTACGGCATTCTCCAATGTAGTGATTTCATTGTTGCGCAAGACCATCCCCAACCGTATCCGTATCATCGTCCAGTTGGTGGTAGTTGCCGCATTGGTAACGATTGTAAGTGAGATTCTGAAAGCTTTTGCTTACGATGTAAGCGTGCAGCTTTCCGTATATGTAGGTCTGATTATCACAAACTGTATTCTTATGGGACGTCTGGAAGCATTTGCCATGCAGAACGGTCCGTGGGAGTCTTTCCTCGACGGTGTGGGCAACGGTTTGGGATATGCCAAGATTCTGGTTATCGTGGCTTTCTTCCGCGAGTTGCTGGGTTCGGGTACGTTGCTCGGTTTCAACATCCTGAACTACGAGCCTTTGCAGAAGATCGGTTATGTAAACAACGGCTTGATGCTGATGCCGCCCATGGCACTGATTCTCTGTGCCTGCATTATCTGGTATCAACGCGCACGCCATAAAGAATTGCAGGAAAAGTAA
- a CDS encoding BamA/TamA family outer membrane protein, whose product MRKYILSIFTLILILTTVSAQEQTVTATNDTTPALTKKELRKQRVARRNFHYNILGGPSYTPDFGALIGGSALMTFRMNPSDTTQLRSVLPMSIAYMFKGGVNLMVKPQLFFKGDRFRIFGKFVYKNTEDNFYGIGYGTNKDYVRSDSTSKYRYSGIQINPWFLFRLGESNVFAGPQVDINYDKITDPAKHLIEEPDYVAAGGTANGYKNFNVGLGFLLTYDSRDIPANAYKGIYLDFRGMMYSKAFGSDNNFYRLELDYRQYKSVGHRKVFAWTAQSKNVFGNVPLTQYSLIGTPFDLRGYYMGQYRDKSSHVVMAEYRQMINTDRSNWIKRLLHHIGFVAWTGCGFMGPTMGKIEGVLPNYGVGLRIEVQPRMNVRLDLGKNTVNDQTLFYFNMTEAF is encoded by the coding sequence ATGAGAAAATACATACTGAGTATATTTACTCTGATACTGATACTGACGACTGTTTCAGCACAAGAGCAGACCGTTACAGCTACCAACGACACCACTCCCGCACTGACCAAAAAGGAATTGCGCAAACAAAGGGTAGCCCGTAGAAATTTCCACTATAACATATTGGGCGGCCCTAGCTATACGCCCGATTTCGGCGCACTGATAGGCGGAAGCGCGCTGATGACTTTCCGTATGAATCCAAGCGACACCACACAGTTGCGTTCGGTGCTGCCCATGTCCATAGCCTATATGTTCAAAGGCGGCGTCAACCTGATGGTAAAGCCGCAGCTCTTCTTTAAAGGCGACCGCTTCCGCATCTTCGGAAAGTTTGTCTACAAGAATACGGAAGATAACTTCTACGGCATCGGTTACGGCACGAACAAAGATTACGTCCGAAGCGACAGTACCAGCAAATACCGTTACAGCGGCATACAAATCAACCCGTGGTTCCTGTTCCGCCTGGGAGAAAGCAACGTCTTTGCCGGCCCGCAGGTAGACATCAACTACGACAAGATAACCGACCCTGCCAAGCATCTCATCGAAGAGCCCGACTACGTGGCAGCCGGCGGTACGGCCAACGGCTACAAGAACTTCAACGTCGGTCTCGGCTTCCTCCTCACTTACGACAGCCGCGACATTCCCGCCAACGCCTACAAGGGTATATACCTGGATTTCCGGGGCATGATGTACAGCAAGGCTTTCGGCAGTGACAACAACTTCTACCGTCTGGAACTGGACTACCGCCAGTACAAGTCCGTAGGCCACCGCAAGGTATTCGCCTGGACCGCGCAAAGCAAGAACGTATTCGGCAATGTCCCCCTCACCCAATACTCCCTGATCGGAACGCCTTTCGACCTGCGCGGCTACTACATGGGACAGTATCGCGACAAATCCTCGCACGTTGTCATGGCCGAATACCGCCAGATGATAAACACCGACCGCAGCAACTGGATAAAACGCCTGCTGCATCACATCGGCTTCGTGGCCTGGACCGGATGCGGTTTCATGGGCCCCACCATGGGCAAGATTGAAGGCGTATTGCCCAACTACGGTGTAGGTCTGCGCATCGAAGTCCAACCCCGTATGAACGTGCGTCTGGACTTAGGCAAAAATACCGTAAACGACCAGACGCTGTTCTATTTCAATATGACGGAAGCATTTTAA
- a CDS encoding Na(+)-translocating NADH-quinone reductase subunit A has protein sequence MANVIKLRKGLDINLKGKAAEEFMSVKEPGFYSLVPDDFTGITPKVVVKEQEYVMAGGPLFIDKNHPELKFVSPVSGVVTSVERGARRKVLNIVVEAAAEQDYEEFGKMNPSKMSAQEVKDALLQAGMFAFIRQRPYDVIADPTVTPKAIFISAFDSNPLAPDFEFVLKGEEANFQTGLDALSRMAKTYLSISVKQKAAALVQAKNVTLTAFDGPNPAGNVGVQINHISPIVKGETVWTIGAEAVIFIGRLMNTGRVDLTRTVAVTGSEVLKPAYCKLRVGALLTNVFKGNVTTDKDLRYISGNVLTGKKVAPNGFLGAFDSQLSVIPEGDEIHEMLGWIMPRFNQFSVNRSYFSWLMGKKEYVIDARIKGGERHMIMSNEYDRVFPMDIYPEYLLKAIIAGDIDRMEALGIYEVAPEDFALCEFVCSSKVEVQRIVRAGLDMLRAEMA, from the coding sequence ATGGCAAATGTAATTAAGTTACGCAAAGGCCTTGACATCAACCTGAAAGGCAAAGCTGCCGAAGAGTTTATGTCTGTGAAAGAGCCGGGATTCTACTCGTTGGTTCCCGATGATTTTACGGGTATCACTCCGAAAGTGGTGGTGAAGGAACAGGAGTATGTGATGGCCGGGGGACCCTTGTTTATCGACAAGAATCATCCTGAATTGAAATTTGTTTCGCCCGTAAGCGGCGTAGTGACGAGCGTGGAACGCGGTGCACGTCGTAAGGTGCTGAACATCGTGGTAGAGGCTGCCGCCGAGCAGGACTACGAGGAGTTCGGCAAGATGAACCCGTCCAAGATGAGCGCACAGGAAGTGAAGGACGCATTGCTGCAAGCCGGTATGTTCGCCTTTATCCGCCAACGTCCGTACGACGTAATCGCCGACCCGACGGTGACGCCGAAAGCAATCTTTATCTCCGCTTTCGACAGCAACCCGCTGGCTCCCGACTTCGAGTTCGTCCTGAAGGGCGAGGAAGCAAACTTCCAGACAGGACTTGATGCTTTGTCCCGCATGGCAAAAACCTATCTGAGTATCAGTGTAAAACAAAAAGCAGCCGCACTCGTGCAGGCAAAGAACGTTACCCTTACCGCATTCGACGGGCCTAATCCGGCAGGTAACGTAGGTGTACAAATTAACCACATCTCTCCCATAGTGAAAGGCGAGACGGTATGGACCATCGGCGCGGAAGCCGTAATCTTTATCGGCCGTTTGATGAACACCGGTCGCGTAGACCTCACCCGCACCGTAGCCGTAACAGGCAGTGAAGTGCTGAAACCCGCATACTGCAAGTTGCGTGTAGGCGCATTGCTCACCAACGTTTTCAAAGGCAATGTAACCACCGACAAAGACCTGCGCTACATCAGCGGTAATGTGCTGACGGGTAAGAAAGTTGCCCCCAACGGTTTTCTCGGCGCTTTCGACAGCCAGCTCTCCGTAATTCCCGAAGGAGATGAAATCCACGAAATGCTGGGTTGGATTATGCCGCGTTTCAATCAGTTCAGTGTCAACCGCTCTTATTTCAGTTGGCTGATGGGTAAGAAAGAATATGTAATCGACGCCCGTATCAAGGGTGGCGAACGCCATATGATTATGTCCAACGAATACGACCGCGTGTTCCCCATGGACATCTACCCCGAATATCTGCTGAAGGCCATCATCGCGGGAGACATCGACCGCATGGAAGCTCTGGGCATCTACGAAGTAGCTCCCGAAGACTTTGCGCTCTGCGAATTCGTATGCTCTTCCAAAGTGGAAGTCCAGCGTATTGTTCGTGCCGGTCTCGACATGCTCCGTGCCGAAATGGCTTAG